A single Anopheles funestus chromosome 2RL, idAnoFuneDA-416_04, whole genome shotgun sequence DNA region contains:
- the LOC125761419 gene encoding serine proteinase stubble isoform X2, whose translation MGSTFRTNVPLAVLLVTALLLSHTLVRGDSSSGGNRRSSPALIDSGIRAGSRLPVVPVSGSKITKLRPVGKQRPAEEEEDDDDDEDDDDDYFDFGLGDDDDDDDDDDEEEEEDEEDDEEEEEQPAKPELPVPVVETSTTRARLLSDAAFNKLSETLGALNTVGRYIVNITKGQEASAITQVDPGTKETVPEALLTLTKTVLGQNITKTIEPLIKRVGNGGNGEGSEAISAVTSGPLVILSTSTLEPTVDSSTIGSLAVVAQRKEDNELTLGGTIDNKIASVPVPAGSAATEQKKKKKKKKKNKVKRKDPAHQEMRLTTTTTTTRRPEPAPSNKIVESTKDIENRCRTPDGRPGRCEDLSTCPGLLLDLSHLRESLCFKSLFVPGVCCPITTTSTLLTTPRPSRPPQQTGSGSGGSLVLSPVAKPSVTTSTTTTTTTTKRPLVPVYTVSPADSGAVLSATLKPIDNIVDPEDCGQQEYSSGRIVGGIEAPTGQWPWMAAIFLHGTKRTEFWCGGSLIGTKYILTAAHCTRDSRQRPFAARQFTVRLGDIDLSTDGEPSAPVTYKVTEVRAHPRFSRVGFYNDIALLVLDKPVRKSKYVIPVCLPGPNLPSKERLAGRRATVVGWGTTYYGGKESTKQQQATLPVWRNEDCNRAYFQPITDNFVCAGFSEGGVDACQGDSGGPLMMLVEARWTQVGVVSFGNKCGEPGYPGVYTRISEYMEWIRENTKK comes from the exons TGTTATTGGTGACGGCACTGCTCCTGTCACACACCCTGGTTAGGGGCGATAGTTCGAGCGGAGGAAACAGAAGATCCAGCCCAGCCCTGATCGATTCCGGTATTCGAG CTGGGTCACGATTGCCGGTAGTTCCTGTGAGTGGATCGAAGATCACCAAGTTGCGTCCGGTTGGCAAACAGCGTCCCGCtgaggaggaggaagacgacgacgacgatgaggacgatgacgatgattaCTTTGACTTTGGCCTAGgagatgatgacgacgatgacgacgatgatgatgaggaggaggaggaggacgaagaGGATgacgaggaagaggaagagcaGCCCGCCAAACCAGAGCTTCCGGTACCGGTAGTAGAAACGAGCACGACACGAGCGAGACTACTGTCCGATGCGGCCTTCAATAAGCTGTCGGAGACGCTCGGTGCACTGAATACGGTTGGTCGGTACATCGTAAACATTACCAAGGGACAGGAAGCCAGTGCCATCACGCAGGTTGACCCCGGTACGAAAGAAACCGTCCCAGAAGCGCTACTCACCCTCACGAAAACGGTTCTCGGACAAAACATTACCAAAACAATCGAACCTCTGATCAAGCGGGTGGGTAATGGTGGTAATGGCGAGGGTTCCGAAGCAATCAGTGCGGTCACCTCGGGACCGCTAGTGATCTTGTCCACCAGTACTTTGGAGCCAACAGTCGATTCATCCACTATCGGATCACTTGCAGTAGTTGCACAGCGTAAGGAAGACAACGAACTAACGCTCGGTGGAACGATCGACAACAAGATCGCATCCGTCCCGGTACCGGCAGGTAGTGCagcaaccgagcaaaaaaagaagaagaaaaagaagaagaagaacaaggtAAAGCGAAAGGATCCGGCACATCAGGAGATGCGGCTAACCACGACGACTACAACGACGCGTCGTCCAGAACCGGCACCGAGCA ACAAAATCGTGGAGTCAACGAAGGATATTGAAAATCGGTGTCGTACGCCCGACGGACGGCCGGGAAGGTGTGAGGATTTGAGTACGTGTCCGGGGTTGCTCTTGGATCTGAGCCATCTGCGAGAATCGCTCTGCTTCAAGAGCCTGTTTGTGCCGGGAGTTTGTTGTCCGATTACAACCACCAGTACGTTGCTGACGACACCGAGACCATCCCGACCACCACAGCAAACCGGATCGGGTAGTGGTGGTTCCTTAGTACTCAGTCCCGTTGCTAAACCATCGGTCACGACGAGTACGACGactacaaccaccaccaccaagcgGCCACTCGTGCCAGTGTACACGGTATCTCCGGCGGATAGTGGAGCGGTTCTATCGGCCACTTTGAAGCCGATCGATAACATCGTTGATCCGGAGGACTGCGGTCAGCAGGAGTACTCGTCCGGTAGGATCGTGGGTGGTATCGAGGCACCTACCGGACAGTGGCCATGGATGGCAGCCATCTTTCTGCACGGCACAAAGCGTACCGAGTTCTGGTGCGGTGGATCACTGATCGGCACGAAGTACATCCTGACGGCGGCCCATTGTACGCGCGACTCTCGGCAACGTCCGTTTGCGGCACGCCAGTTCACCGTACGGTTGGGTGATATCGATCTGTCCACGGACGGGGAACCGTCGGCTCCGGTTACGTACAAGGTGACGGAGGTCCGTGCCCATCCAAGGTTTTCGCGCGTTGGATTCTACAACGATATTGCGCTGCTCGTGCTGGACAAACCGGTTCGTAAGTCGAAGTACGTCATACCGGTGTGTCTACCGGGGCCAAATCTACCGTCCAAGGAGCGACTAGCAG GTCGGCGAGCAACGGTTGTCGGTTGGGGCACAACGTATTACGGTGGTAAGGAATCGACCAAGCAGCAGCAAGCGACACTACCGGTCTGGCGAAACGAAGACTGCAACCGGGCATACTTTCAACCGATCACGGACAATTTCGTGTGTGCCGGATTTTCAGAAGGTGGTGTCGATGCGTGCCAGGGTGATTCTGGTGGACCGCTCATGATGTTGGTCGAGGCCCGCTGGACACAGGTCGGTGTCGTTTCGTTCGGCAACAAGTGTGGAGAACCGGGCTACCCGGGTGTATACACACGCATTAGCGAGTACATGGAGTGGATAAGGGAAAATACAAAGAAGTAA
- the LOC125761419 gene encoding serine proteinase stubble isoform X1, translated as MRTYSLVPDALQAFKIGQQQNRPNEVRRSVSEDGLEACCIWCGLKQRRKWPKFAKPVSQGFRDYLMLFVRLQRGFFLLLHTQVHNHSIFVAFLSVTVLLVTALLLSHTLVRGDSSSGGNRRSSPALIDSGIRAGSRLPVVPVSGSKITKLRPVGKQRPAEEEEDDDDDEDDDDDYFDFGLGDDDDDDDDDDEEEEEDEEDDEEEEEQPAKPELPVPVVETSTTRARLLSDAAFNKLSETLGALNTVGRYIVNITKGQEASAITQVDPGTKETVPEALLTLTKTVLGQNITKTIEPLIKRVGNGGNGEGSEAISAVTSGPLVILSTSTLEPTVDSSTIGSLAVVAQRKEDNELTLGGTIDNKIASVPVPAGSAATEQKKKKKKKKKNKVKRKDPAHQEMRLTTTTTTTRRPEPAPSNKIVESTKDIENRCRTPDGRPGRCEDLSTCPGLLLDLSHLRESLCFKSLFVPGVCCPITTTSTLLTTPRPSRPPQQTGSGSGGSLVLSPVAKPSVTTSTTTTTTTTKRPLVPVYTVSPADSGAVLSATLKPIDNIVDPEDCGQQEYSSGRIVGGIEAPTGQWPWMAAIFLHGTKRTEFWCGGSLIGTKYILTAAHCTRDSRQRPFAARQFTVRLGDIDLSTDGEPSAPVTYKVTEVRAHPRFSRVGFYNDIALLVLDKPVRKSKYVIPVCLPGPNLPSKERLAGRRATVVGWGTTYYGGKESTKQQQATLPVWRNEDCNRAYFQPITDNFVCAGFSEGGVDACQGDSGGPLMMLVEARWTQVGVVSFGNKCGEPGYPGVYTRISEYMEWIRENTKK; from the exons ATGCGAACATATTCCTTAGTTCCGGATGCCCTGCAGGCATTTAAAAttggacaacaacaaaaccgtcCAAACGAGGTTCGCCGGTCGGTGTCGGAAGATGGATTGGAGGCATGTTGCATATGGTGTGGTTTGAAGCAAAGAAGAAAGTGGCCTAAATTCGCGAAACCGGTTTCCCAGGGGTTTCGCGATTACTTAATGCTGTTTGTGCGTTTGcaaagagggttttttttgcttctccacaCGCAAGTTCATAATCATTCCatctttgttgcttttttgtccGTTACAGTGTTATTGGTGACGGCACTGCTCCTGTCACACACCCTGGTTAGGGGCGATAGTTCGAGCGGAGGAAACAGAAGATCCAGCCCAGCCCTGATCGATTCCGGTATTCGAG CTGGGTCACGATTGCCGGTAGTTCCTGTGAGTGGATCGAAGATCACCAAGTTGCGTCCGGTTGGCAAACAGCGTCCCGCtgaggaggaggaagacgacgacgacgatgaggacgatgacgatgattaCTTTGACTTTGGCCTAGgagatgatgacgacgatgacgacgatgatgatgaggaggaggaggaggacgaagaGGATgacgaggaagaggaagagcaGCCCGCCAAACCAGAGCTTCCGGTACCGGTAGTAGAAACGAGCACGACACGAGCGAGACTACTGTCCGATGCGGCCTTCAATAAGCTGTCGGAGACGCTCGGTGCACTGAATACGGTTGGTCGGTACATCGTAAACATTACCAAGGGACAGGAAGCCAGTGCCATCACGCAGGTTGACCCCGGTACGAAAGAAACCGTCCCAGAAGCGCTACTCACCCTCACGAAAACGGTTCTCGGACAAAACATTACCAAAACAATCGAACCTCTGATCAAGCGGGTGGGTAATGGTGGTAATGGCGAGGGTTCCGAAGCAATCAGTGCGGTCACCTCGGGACCGCTAGTGATCTTGTCCACCAGTACTTTGGAGCCAACAGTCGATTCATCCACTATCGGATCACTTGCAGTAGTTGCACAGCGTAAGGAAGACAACGAACTAACGCTCGGTGGAACGATCGACAACAAGATCGCATCCGTCCCGGTACCGGCAGGTAGTGCagcaaccgagcaaaaaaagaagaagaaaaagaagaagaagaacaaggtAAAGCGAAAGGATCCGGCACATCAGGAGATGCGGCTAACCACGACGACTACAACGACGCGTCGTCCAGAACCGGCACCGAGCA ACAAAATCGTGGAGTCAACGAAGGATATTGAAAATCGGTGTCGTACGCCCGACGGACGGCCGGGAAGGTGTGAGGATTTGAGTACGTGTCCGGGGTTGCTCTTGGATCTGAGCCATCTGCGAGAATCGCTCTGCTTCAAGAGCCTGTTTGTGCCGGGAGTTTGTTGTCCGATTACAACCACCAGTACGTTGCTGACGACACCGAGACCATCCCGACCACCACAGCAAACCGGATCGGGTAGTGGTGGTTCCTTAGTACTCAGTCCCGTTGCTAAACCATCGGTCACGACGAGTACGACGactacaaccaccaccaccaagcgGCCACTCGTGCCAGTGTACACGGTATCTCCGGCGGATAGTGGAGCGGTTCTATCGGCCACTTTGAAGCCGATCGATAACATCGTTGATCCGGAGGACTGCGGTCAGCAGGAGTACTCGTCCGGTAGGATCGTGGGTGGTATCGAGGCACCTACCGGACAGTGGCCATGGATGGCAGCCATCTTTCTGCACGGCACAAAGCGTACCGAGTTCTGGTGCGGTGGATCACTGATCGGCACGAAGTACATCCTGACGGCGGCCCATTGTACGCGCGACTCTCGGCAACGTCCGTTTGCGGCACGCCAGTTCACCGTACGGTTGGGTGATATCGATCTGTCCACGGACGGGGAACCGTCGGCTCCGGTTACGTACAAGGTGACGGAGGTCCGTGCCCATCCAAGGTTTTCGCGCGTTGGATTCTACAACGATATTGCGCTGCTCGTGCTGGACAAACCGGTTCGTAAGTCGAAGTACGTCATACCGGTGTGTCTACCGGGGCCAAATCTACCGTCCAAGGAGCGACTAGCAG GTCGGCGAGCAACGGTTGTCGGTTGGGGCACAACGTATTACGGTGGTAAGGAATCGACCAAGCAGCAGCAAGCGACACTACCGGTCTGGCGAAACGAAGACTGCAACCGGGCATACTTTCAACCGATCACGGACAATTTCGTGTGTGCCGGATTTTCAGAAGGTGGTGTCGATGCGTGCCAGGGTGATTCTGGTGGACCGCTCATGATGTTGGTCGAGGCCCGCTGGACACAGGTCGGTGTCGTTTCGTTCGGCAACAAGTGTGGAGAACCGGGCTACCCGGGTGTATACACACGCATTAGCGAGTACATGGAGTGGATAAGGGAAAATACAAAGAAGTAA